The following coding sequences lie in one Plasmodium sp. gorilla clade G2 genome assembly, chromosome: 11 genomic window:
- a CDS encoding WD domain, G-beta repeat-containing protein has translation MKNSTRILKDSNIQTFNTCFDNINLNYASLKNKHLKNGPSFSFFYEYAHDRSILSLSLDESGTYMATASADHSIRIHNLKSLSTIKELYHKKCGHYDWVNEVFFTKRNEVLSGGLDGKLCLWNTIYSCKIQKINKIMNCSEYLEQRKKVKEVKFKASNNVITCKEMCAHHSTISDMKFDKQNDKCITSSYDKTLKLFDIRKFRQLCIYKGNHTCPITKFLWLQNKIISADKNGSLCVFDVETSQEILNAKNTHTGNIGALNYFYLYNKTEKKMINNNPNMDHEKRMDKSLPFSSISTNDIKKNYSLKNKNNNNRDKNNMNNKREDVNYDDNCDDNVIKKNINRNINLIRSDNLFGQHDNYLNLNNEKIPLIITGGQNDGILKVRDFRIFHKYISYKKIHTASINSIITYNLNNKTYIISCSADGYCYQFEIQSICSSNLNNYLKKICVNEPILSARYIGNHFILVGSSFGNLFLLDFSDCSENTLTEQPKNIASINEINTNPINLSDKINNPLNEKKSTNNDILWAFGACKKGGINCIDCIFVYDSKNKHTTEFEMYNIITAGDDGIPCFLYIPNSYI, from the exons atGAAGAACAGTACAAGAATATTAAAAGACAGTAACATACAAACATTCAATACATGTTTTGATAACATAAATTTAAACTATGCTTctctaaaaaataaacactTGAAAAATGGaccttcattttcatttttctacGAATATGCTCACGATAGATCAATTTTATCCCTTTCACTAGATGAAAGTg GAACATACATGGCTACAGCTAGCGCAGATCATTCCATACGTATACACAACCTAAAAAGTTTATCAActataaaagaattatatcataaaaaatgtGGTCATTATGATTGGGTTAATGAAgtattttttacaaaaagaaatgaaGTTCTTTCAGGAGGATTGGATGGAAAATTGTGTCTATGGAATACTATATATTCTTGTAAAAttcagaaaataaataaaattatgaacTGTTCAGAATATTTAGAACAGAGAAAAAAAGTGAAAGAAGTAAAATTTAAAGCATCCAATAATGTAATAACTTGTAAAGAAATGTGTGCACACCATTCTACAATTAGTGATATGAAATTTgataaacaaaatgataaatgTATTACTAGTAGTTATGATAAGACCTTAAAACTTTTTGATATTCGTAAATTTCGGCAactatgtatatataaaggtAATCATACTTGTCCAATTACAAAATTTTTGTGGTtacaaaacaaaataatatcagCAGATAAAAATGGATCTCTATGTGTATTTGATGTAGAAACATCTCAAGAAATACTTAATGCTAAAAATACGCATACTGGAAATATAGGAgctttaaattatttttatttgtataataaaactgaaaaaaagatgataaataataatccAAATATGGATCATGAAAAACGAATGGATAAATCCTTACCCTTTTCAAGTATATCAAcaaatgatattaaaaagaattattctttaaaaaataaaaataataacaatagagataagaataatatgaataataaaagagaGGATGTTAATTATGATGACAATTGTGATGAtaatgttattaaaaaaaatattaatagaaatattaatttaattagatcagataatttatttggacaacatgataattatttaaatttaaataatgaaaagatACCCTTAATAATTACAGGTGGTCAAAATGATGGAATATTGAAAGTAAGAGATTTTCGtatatttcataaatatatcagttacaaaaaaatacacacagCTAGTATTAATAGTATTATAACTTATAATTTAAacaataaaacatatattatttcttgttCAGCAGATGGTTATTGTTATCAATTTGAAATACAGAGTATATGTTCATCAaatttgaataattatttaaaaaagatatgTGTAAATGAACCCATTTTATCAGCACGATATATTGgaaatcattttattttggTTGGCTCATCTTTTggaaatttatttttattagatTTTTCTGATTGTTCAGAAAATACATTAACAGAACAACCTAAAAATATAGCTTCAATCAATGAAATTAATACAAATCCAATTAATCTTTctgataaaattaataatcctttaaatgaaaaaaaaagtactaATAATGATATCTTATGGGCTTTCGGGGCTTGTAAGAAAGGAGGAATTAATTGCATTGAttgtatatttgtttatgATTCAAAAAATAAGCATACAACTGAATTtgaaatgtataatattataacagCAGGAGATGATGGTATACCATGTTTCTTATATATACCCAattcttatatttaa
- a CDS encoding circumsporozoite-related antigen: MKILSVFFLALFFIIFNKESLAEKANKGTGSGVSNKKKNKKGSGEPLIDVHDLISDMIKKEEELVEVNKRKSKYKLATSVLAGLLGVVSTVLLGGVGLVLYNTEKGRHPFKIGSSDPADNANPDADSESSVEQNADQQVSAQDVTPEQPQGDDNSNIVSGTEH, from the exons atgaaAATCTTATCAGTATTTTTTCTTGCtcttttctttatcattttcaaTAAAGAATCCTTAGCTGAAAAAGCAAACAAAGGAACTGGAAGTGGTGTTagcaacaaaaaaaaaaataaaa AAGGATCAGGCGAACCATTAATAGATGTACACGATTTAATATCTGATATGatcaaaaaagaagaagaactTGTTGAAGTTAACAAAAGAAAATCCAAATATAAACTTGCCACTTCAGTACTTGCTGGTTTATTAGGTGTAGTATCCACCGTATTATTAGGAGGTGTTGGTTTAGTTTTATACAACACTGAAAAAGGAAGACACCCATTCAAAATAGGATCAAGCGACCCAGCTGATAATGCTAACCCAGATGCTGATTCTGAATCCAGTGTAGAACAAAATGCAGACCAACAAGTTTCAGCTCAAGATGTTACACCAGAg caACCACAAGGTGACGACAACAGCAACATCGTAAGTGGCACTGAACACTAA
- a CDS encoding protein GCN20 gives MMEELFKILFELVNIGDEEIQNYLKERIIDEKYEIEKNGVDYFYDLICSYADNKIKRSKIVNIFNKHFKNDNIQNGSNPNNIPNQHVLTIQNNKNLEKLTEVFNFKEYWKDKDMSNYSDPFLGVYEKQINYNTSVPISESLKISKEKEKQKQKQLNLFKEWVKNKPKIPQPVRVHNLLHCSDVSKNKTKIDKLYDIRIDNFNISIGQRSLLNDTVLKINVMNKYGLIGKNGIGKSTLLAKLARYEIEEIKKDISIACIEQELCLENVTVLESVLMVDKLRHDLLLELEQLEARKVNLNEKNEQILSNETEENNTQKNDAKNNKHNKNNKNKTVENMETIETVESIELKILDIYEKLNSISYLEAEKEASKILCGLGFDSNLQKKKVNSLSGGMKMRLCLSRILFSNNDIILLDEPTNHLDIYTIQFLIDYIKKLNKTCIIVSHDRDFLNEVCTDIIHFHNHQLTYYSGNYDQFEKTRIEHLLQQQREHDSLELKKKHVQKFIDRFRCNSKRAALVQSRIKLLNKLPVINLEKEDTPFSFSFLEPFYMSNVLIKLKNVSFKNKMFTNLRIKRNKNILIGDHENETNEETQEETKEETKEDEYELDNNGQVVSKKYEDKYKFKHEYLFKNASFEVDMDSRIAICGVNGSGKTTLIKIILNLITVYEGELHVSNKANIGYYSQYHVDCLNPIYNSIQQLQYTYSNKNIKEEEAIKYFNKFNIPTNILYEPIYVLSGGQKSKLALAILAYKNPNVLILDEPSNHLDIESVQALIVALNMYKGGLIIISHDTYLIKHVADEIYHINNITKELVKIDYEFDKYTQLLLNNKI, from the coding sequence atgatggaagaactttttaaaattttatttgaaCTGGTCAATATAGGTGATGAAGAAattcaaaattatttaaaagaaagaatAATTGATGAGAAAtatgaaatagaaaaaaatggtgtagattatttttatgatttgaTTTGTTCTTATgctgataataaaataaagagaagtaaaattgtaaatatttttaataaacactttaaaaatgataatatacaaaatggaAGTAATCCAAATAATATCCCTAATCAACATGTTTTAactatacaaaataataaaaatcttGAGAAACTAACAGaagtttttaattttaaagaatattGGAAAGATAAAGATATGTCAAATTATAGTGATCCCTTTTTAGGTGTATatgaaaaacaaataaattataatactaGTGTCCCAATAAGTGAAAGCTTAAAAATAtcgaaagaaaaagaaaaacaaaaacagaAACAATTAAACTTATTTAAAGAATGGGTTAAAAACAAACCTAAAATCCCACAACCAGTAAGGGTACATAATTTATTACACTGTAGTGATGtcagtaaaaataaaacaaaaattgaTAAATTGTATGATATAAGAATTGATAATTTCAATATAAGTATCGGACAAAGAAGCTTATTAAATGATACTgtcttaaaaataaatgttatgaataaatatggaCTTATAGGGAAAAATGGTATCGGAAAAAGTACTCTGCTAGCCAAATTAGCAAGATACGAaattgaagaaataaaaaaagatattagCATAGCATGCATTGAACAGGAATTATGTCTTGAAAATGTAACCGTTTTAGAATCTGTATTAATGGTTGATAAATTAAGACATGATTTGTTGTTAGAACTTGAACAACTGGAAGCACGAAAAGTTAACTTAAACGAAAAAAACGAACAAATATTAAGCAATGAAacagaagaaaataatacacaaaaaaatgatgcaaaaaataataaacataataaaaataataaaaataaaactgtTGAAAATATGGAAACGATTGAAACGGTTGAAAGTATAGAACTAAAaatattagatatatatgaaaaattaaacagCATTTCCTATTTAGAAGCTGAAAAAGAAGCTAGCAAAATTTTATGTGGATTAGGTTTTGATTcaaatttacaaaaaaagaaagtaaACTCTTTAAGTGGAGGTATGAAAATGAGATTATGTTTAAGCCGTATCTTATTTAGTAATAAtgatatcatattattagatGAACCAACGAACCATTTAGATATTTATACTATACAATTCTTAAttgattatattaaaaaattaaataaaacttGTATTATTGTCTCACATGATAGAGATTTTTTAAACGAAGTATGTACagatattattcatttccATAATCATCAATTAACATATTATTCTGGAAATTATGACCAATTTGAAAAAACAAGAATTGAACATTTATTACAACAACAAAGGGAACATGATTCTCtcgaattaaaaaaaaaacatgttCAAAAATTTATAGATAGATTTAGATGTAATTCTAAAAGAGCTGCCTTAGTTCAAAGTAGAATCAAACTCTTAAATAAATTACCTGTTATCAATTTAGAGAAAGAAGATACTCCATTCAGCTTTTCCTTTTTAGAACCCTTTTATATGTCGAATGTACTtatcaaattaaaaaatgtttcctttaaaaataaaatgtttacAAATCTTCgtataaaaagaaacaaaaatattttaataggAGACCATGAAAATGAAACGAATGAAGAAACGCAAGAAGAAACGAAAGAAGAAACGAAAGAAGATGAATATGAACTAGATAATAATGGACAGGTTGTGTCAAAAAAATACGAAGATAAATACAAATTTAAGCATGAATATCTATTCAAAAATGCTTCTTTTGAAGTAGATATGGACTCCAGAATAGCAATTTGTGGTGTTAATGGTAGTGGAAAAACAACATTAATTAAAatcattttaaatttaataactGTTTATGAAGGAGAATTACATGTTAGTAATAAAGCAAATATAGGATATTATTCACAATATCATGTAGATTGTTTGAACCCTATTTATAATTCAATTCAACAGTTGCAATATACCTATtccaataaaaatataaaagaagaagaagctataaaatattttaataaatttaatataccaacaaatattttatacgAACCTATTTATGTTTTGTCGGGAGGTCAAAAAAGTAAACTAGCATTAGCTATTTTAGCTTACAAAAATCCAAATGTTCTAATTTTAGACGAACCGTCAAATCACCTTGATATTGAATCAGTGCAAGCATTAATTGTAGCTTTGAATATGTACAAAGGAGGACTTATTATTATCAGTCACGAtacttatttaataaaacatgTAGCAGATGAAATTTAtcacataaataatataactaaAGAACTTGTCAAAATAGATTATGAATTTGATAAATATACACAATTATTACTTAACAATAAGATATAA
- a CDS encoding petidase, M16 family, with protein MKHTKITKYLTINIFILLILVFQKYSSCQNSLNNSKNNYGLNDQELRAMLFGLNSDPSKRDKNNKVNRDVMKNESSLLLRNLINEETLSEKNDKVVNDIKNVNNSTEKKINSKSKGNNNIHNINENQNANVELKTDNILDNTTEQDDINEKNNDNGDMVHKNIYNNILNDPYDIYSTNAYINKSDITNLNYSANDVINNDKVNESYEEKNIVNNSELNKLTESDHSNKNDINKKTEKNETFNSLSTSNEKKETYIKGQNENDLNNEHIFNNNDINNNVQYKNKVNIISVDKNDTDRDNNNLYEKNNVDLKYNNDLIKEGKNKRNNKLNNYKFNMNKVIDNKNFNKHKETYNKISEPEQQSNSNNNLGIPTLTKKEVPIKNHNKFSSNGKILENKDIDKISETSKQYDSNFKSNDIKNFKNNDTKYNATLTEDNKNGHNITTNKNNEKKKYNIKKSNENKYVFNTEKTNVNNDTFKEGRNKDKYLNNQTDVNINNLHERDINLYNKNESDKKLEQSFKEEDIKNAYLPENKNFQKTLTNNENDEDNNKIPPIDHSNNELDKKGNYNKNEIGKIKKNNEENKQNIIEEIMNPEKIKDNHEQNIQYSKNDPITDIQNSTNAVLKKIKPTEFEKYTTKDELHNVPSLEVRDDNLNEINRKGETNMFSEKSTLKKGENDWNEYEYFKLKSNELKVLGIINKYSPKGGFSISVNCGGYDDFRDIPGISNLLRHSIFYKSEKRITTLLSELGKYSSENNSRIGESFTTYYAIGKSENIYNILTLFSQNLFYPLFDEDFIENEVREINNKYISMENNSLNCLKMISQFITDLKYSKFFFHGNYITLCNNVLKNGLNIKKLLYNFHKKCYQPKNMALTILLGKKGNSYDHYNMNDIEKFVIDIFEKIKNYDYLNESNKREKEKHIVHLKDDTFNIEKKDNYNDSRLVYNATQNNSKDKEEKIKFIELINEFNNYVLDLNQKGRYIEILKKEGWRDQIYLYWSSKISIDLYKKIEEYGSITFMHDILLDLRKNGLYDKICVENQYAYDLKVISSCNKYYVNYGILINLTKKGKKNLRHLMHIINVFIKEISKLFDHDSLNKGINKYILDYYREKALITDVNYNNDNKYIELNDLINYSNILLDHFDDSSLILSINNLIEDKNKNDFRNHIKITSLLGSLMKNENTNIINVVDTFSIRNQSMIPYSNITYVIGENPYMVNEGNIVNDINLILPEIKVCPFNSLVNNKIVFNEKSFFCVPYNSSENFEYSESEEKFISEENKDIFKSNILYNIPCLIKSSYGYNIYFKRGLTHISKVKTDFIFYFPSEKFTFYESVFTRIHIIILQKKIERFLSDYTTCSVNANIMHDTISYTLSIESNGYFFEEFFNKIQELLSLKEIPSRDEYNEAYDELNIIIQTDTTSGVDKSLKIMYSLFNKYIPTNKEMYDILNAYFFYPSYNAYRTYINEYFLRNYVVIFIYGNIIISDIKGEENITKNNNSIFDNNKSMNYYNEGDAIDKNNNRNDNGSNNDYIYNENNSSIRDTNKYTNIDYNNNNNDGDTYIVNEKIYEGEENKKNPTYLKKQEQFLEKQENKNREGENKSQSLQISYNGSGIEYLVKLCESFISKVTNKVIKKSESTYYTKKLINDEDIEIDIHDPGQNLSNSITVSYIIESETLLNNVLINIIVDLISSDFIKFVKIKYNDGYVVEVRTFFTYNGLGGLLFIIQSFDKDVEQLESDICTFVKYITFQLLNIDISDLKKQLQNMKEHYIMNNTIFTFNQEYSSILDELIIGHECFDKKYKIIQIFDELINCPNIILNKINYILRKSKKNIFKEYKKENIVNIQNNNKDRTKGHDYLHVNQKCNYSYRKNMKMSNIQISDNSELFIKKKSKDKYKYVSSNGTTQSNNIYKKENLFNFSNFVEIKEKGFFKYIISYFRKNNRKDSNDDNYLDFESCDEEMSKDNFQIFYNFTNDINKIRKYFSAKYINDKEVKENCSINYEEIRKYCYDHNINKDNMIRTKIDV; from the coding sequence atgaaacaTACAAAAATAACCAAATATTTgacaattaatatttttatcctaCTAATTTTAgtttttcaaaaatattcaaGTTGTCAAAATTCATTGaataatagtaaaaataattatggaTTAAATGATCAAGAGCTTCGAGCAATGCTATTTGGTCTTAATTCTGATCCGTCTAAAAgggataaaaataataaagtaaATAGAGATGTTATGAAAAATgaatcatcattattattacgtAATCTTATCAATGAAGAAACGCTAAGTGAAAAAAATGACAAGGTTGtaaatgatattaaaaatgtgaATAATAGTACagagaagaaaataaatagtaaatcaaaaggaaataataatatacataatataaatgaaaatcaaAATGCAAATGTTGAATTAAAAACTGATAATATACTAGATAATACAACAGAAcaagatgatataaatgaaaaaaataatgacaatGGTGATATggttcataaaaatatttataataatatactgAATGATCCTTATGATATTTATAGCACAAATGCATACATTAATAAAAGTGACATAactaatttaaattattctgCAAATGatgttataaataatgataaagtCAATGAAtcttatgaagaaaaaaatattgttaaTAATTCAGagttaaataaattaacGGAATCAGAtcattcaaataaaaatgatattaataaaaaaacagaaaaaaatgaaacctttaattcattatctacttcaaatgaaaaaaaggaaacatatataaaagggcaaaatgaaaatgatttaaataatgaacatatttttaataacaatgatattaataataatgtacaatataaaaataaagtaaaTATCATATCTGTAGACAAAAATGATACAGACAGAGACAATAACAacttatatgaaaaaaataacgttgatttaaaatataataatgatttaatTAAGGaaggtaaaaataaaagaaataataaattgaataattataaatttaatatgaataaagtaattgataataaaaattttaataagcataaagaaacatataataagatATCGGAACCAGAACAACAAAGTAATAGTAACAATAACTTAGGAATACCAACATTGACAAAGAAAGAGGTGCCTATTAAAAATCACAATAAATTTTCATCTAATGGAAAGATTTTAGAAAACAAAGACATTGATAAAATATCTGAAACATCAAAACAATATGATAGTAATTTTAAATcaaatgatattaaaaattttaagaataatgatacaaaatataatgcAACATTAAcagaagataataaaaatggacATAATATTACAACGAATAAAAacaatgaaaaaaagaaatacaatataaagaaatcaaatgaaaataaatatgtttttaatacagaaaaaacaaatgtaaataatgataCATTTAAAGAAGGAAGAAATAAGGACAAATATTTGAATAATCAAACAGATGTAAATATCAATAACCTACATGAAAgagatataaatttatacaaCAAAAATGAATCAGATAAAAAATTGGAGCAATCATTTAAGGAAGAAGACATTAAAAATGCATATTTAcctgaaaataaaaattttcaaaaGACATTAACAAATAACGAAAAcgatgaagataataataaaatacctCCTATTGATCATTCTAATAATGAATTagataaaaaaggaaattacaataaaaatgaaatcggaaaaataaaaaaaaataacgaAGAAAATAAGCAGAATATTATAGAAGAAATTATGAACCctgaaaaaataaaggacAATCATGAACAAAATATTCAATATTCCAAAAATGATCCAATAACAGATATTCAAAATTCTACAAATgctgtattaaaaaaaataaaaccaacagaatttgaaaaatatactaCAAAGGATGAATTACATAATGTTCCATCTTTAGAAGTAAGAgatgataatttaaatgaaataaacaGAAAGGGTGAAACAAATATGTTTTCAGAAAAATCGACTTTAAAAAAAGGGGAAAATGATTGGAatgaatatgaatattttaaattgaaaagtaatgaattaaaagttttaggaataataaataaatattcacCAAAAGGAGGTTTTTCTATTTCTGTTAATTGTGGAGGGTATGATGATTTTCGTGATATTCCAGGAATTTCTAATTTATTAAGACATTCTATTTTTTACAAATCTGAAAAAAGAATTACAACATTATTAAGTGAATTAGGAAAATATTCATCAGAAAATAATAGTCGCATAGGTGAGTCTTTTACAACCTATTATGCTATTGGTAAAtctgaaaatatttataatatactaacattattttcacaaaatttattttatccatTGTTTGATGAAGATTTTATAGAAAATGAAGTTagagaaataaataataaatatatttctatggaaaataattctttaaacTGTCTAAAAATGATTAGTCAATTTATAACAGATTTAAAGtattcaaaatttttttttcatggaaattatattacattgtgtaataatgtattaaaaaatggtctaaacataaaaaaactCTTGTATAATTTCCACAAAAAATGTTATCAACCTAAAAATATGGCACTTACTATATTATTAGGGAAAAAAGGAAATTCTTATGATCATTATAACATGaatgatatagaaaaattTGTTATAgatatttttgaaaaaattaaaaattacgACTATTTGAACGAAAGtaataaaagagaaaaagaaaaacacaTTGTACACTTAAAAGATGACACATtcaatattgaaaaaaaagataattataatgatagcAGATTGGTTTATAATGCTACACAAAATAATTCTAAGGAtaaggaagaaaaaataaaatttattgaacttataaatgaatttaataattatgtaCTTGATTTAAACCAAAAGGGTCGATATAttgaaattttaaaaaaagaggGATGGAGAGATcagatttatttatattggaGCTCTAAAATTAGTATtgatttatataagaaaattgAAGAATATGGATCTATAACTTTTATGCATGATATACTTTTagatttaagaaaaaatggtttgtatgataaaatatgtgTAGAAAATCAGTATGCCTATGATTTAAAAGTAATAAGTTCgtgtaataaatattatgtaaattatggaatattaataaatttaacaAAGAAAGGGAAAAAGAATTTACGTCATTTAATGCATATAATCaatgtatttattaaagAAATTAGTAAATTATTTGATCATGATAGTTTAAATAAgggtataaataaatatattcttgaCTATTATAGAGAAAAAGCATTAATTACTGatgttaattataataatgataataaatatattgaacttaatgatttaataaattactctaatatattattagatcATTTTGATGATTCTTCTTTAATTTTAAGTATTAACAATTTGATTGaagataagaataaaaatgattttagaaatcatattaaaataacaaGTTTATTGGGTTCTCTaatgaaaaatgaaaatacaaatataataaatgtagtGGACACGTTTAGTATTAGAAATCAAAGTATGATTCCTTATAGCAATATAACATATGTGATAGGAGAAAATCCATATATGGTTAATGAAGGTAACATAGTAAACGACATAAATCTGATACTTCCCGAAATAAAAGTATGTCCCTTTAATAGTTtggttaataataaaattgtgTTTAATGAAAAATCTTTTTTCTGTGTTCCATATAATAGTAGTGAGAATTTTGAATATTCAGAAAGTGAGGAAAAGTTTATATCTGAGGAAAATAAGGATATATTCAAGtcaaatattttgtataatatacCTTGTTTAATTAAATCTTCTTAtggttataatatttattttaaaagggGTCTAACACATATATCCAAAGTAAAAACtgatttcattttttattttccctCTGAAAAATTTACATTTTATGAATCCGTTTTTACCcgtatacatattattattttgcaAAAGAAAATAGAGCGTTTTCTTTCTGATTACACTACTTGTTCAGTGAATGCAAATATTATGCATGATACAATATCATATACATTAAGCATAGAATCAAATggttatttttttgaagagTTTTTTAACAAGATACAggaattattatcattaaaagAAATTCCTTCTCGTGATGAATATAATGAAGCCTATGATGAactaaatataattatacaaaCAGATACAACCTCAGGAGTAGATAAGTctttaaaaattatgtattCCTTATTTAACAAATACATCCCAACTAATAAAGAAATGTATGACATTCTGaatgcatattttttttatccatCGTATAATGCTTAtagaacatatataaatgaatattttctTAGAAATTATGttgtcatttttatatatggaaatattatcatatcaGATATAAAAggtgaagaaaatattaccaaaaataataatagcatttttgataataataaaagtatgAACTATTATAATGAAGGTGATGcaattgataaaaataataacaggAACGATAATGGTAGCAacaatgattatatatataatgaaaataattcttcCATTAgagatacaaataaatataccaatattgattataataataataataatgatggtgatacatatatagtaaatgaaaaaatttatgaaggggaagaaaataaaaagaatccTACTTATTTAAAGAAACAGGAACAGTTTTTGGAAAAGCAAGAAAATAAGAATAGAGAAGGAGAAAATAAATCACAATCACTTCAAATATCTTATAATGGGTCAGGAATTGAATATTTAGTCAAGTTATGTGAATCCTTTATAAGCAAAGTAACAAATaaggttataaaaaaaagtgaaTCTACATATTATACAAAGAAATTAATTAATGATGAAGATATTGAAATAGATATCCATGACCCTGGACAAAATTTAAGCAACTCAATAACAGTATCATACATAATAGAATCAGAAACTTTATTGAataatgttttaataaaCATTATAGTTGATTTAATTTCATctgattttattaaatttgttaaaataaaatataatgatggTTATGTTGTTGAGGTAAGAactttttttacatataatggATTAGGTGGATTGCTTTTTATAATTCAGAGTTTTGATAAAGATGTAGAACAACTAGAATCAGATATATGTACAtttgttaaatatattacatttcaattattaaatattgatatatcAGATTTAAAGAAGCAGTTACAAAATATGAAAGaacattatataatgaataatacTATATTCACATTTAATCAAGAATATTCATCTATATTAGATGAATTAATTATAGGACATGAATGTTTtgacaaaaaatataaaattatacaaatatttgATGAATTAATTAATTGTCCAAATATTATTCTAAATaagataaattatattttaaggaaatcaaaaaaaaatatatttaaagaatataaaaaagaaaacatagttaacatacaaaataataataaagatagaACAAAAGGTCATGATTATTTACACGTAAATCAAAAGTGCAATTATTCATATaggaaaaatatgaaaatgtcTAATATACAAATTTCGGATAATTcagaattatttattaaaaaaaaaagcaaagataaatataaatatgtttcaAGTAATGGAACAACAcaatcaaataatatatacaaaaaggAGAATCTATTTAATTTCTCAAATTTTGTtgaaattaaagaaaagggattttttaaatatattattagctACTTTAGGAAAAATAATAGGAAAGAttcaaatgatgataattatttagaTTTTGAAAGTTGCGACGAAGAAATGTCGAAAGACAACtttcaaatattttacaactttacaaatgatataaataaaattagaaaatattttagtgCCAAGTATATTAATGATAAGGAGGTAAAAGAAAATTGTTCAATCAATTATGAAGAAATTAGGAAATATTGTTATGATCATAATATCAATAAAGATAACATGATAAGAACAAAAATAGATGTATGA